One Leucobacter muris DNA segment encodes these proteins:
- a CDS encoding SDR family NAD(P)-dependent oxidoreductase: protein MAIGNQERARWVLVTGGASGIGAGIARALHDDGYGVILADRDADRLDEVAASFERVRTVVADVSDSAATAALREAAESVDGLWGLVNAAGISLVKHFLLNTEEEWTRILRVNLEGTFRSCQAVAPVLRSNGGGAIVNIASITGRTPAALQGAYAASKAGVIGFSKSLAFDLGPLNITVNAVCPGVVRTPIWDRILEQDAAATGRGEDEIFAEHVKPIPMGRPQTVEEVGELCRFLLSDGARSISGEEIGATGGMAFVEFDFAAAAGELPEEL, encoded by the coding sequence ATGGCAATCGGAAATCAGGAGCGCGCGCGCTGGGTCCTCGTGACCGGCGGCGCGTCGGGGATCGGCGCGGGCATCGCCCGGGCTCTGCACGACGACGGCTACGGGGTGATCCTCGCGGATCGCGATGCGGACCGCCTCGACGAGGTCGCGGCCTCGTTCGAGCGCGTGCGCACGGTGGTCGCCGACGTGAGCGACTCGGCCGCGACAGCGGCGCTGCGCGAGGCTGCCGAATCGGTCGACGGCCTGTGGGGGCTCGTGAACGCGGCCGGCATCTCGCTCGTGAAGCACTTCCTGCTCAACACGGAGGAGGAGTGGACGCGGATCCTGCGCGTCAACCTCGAGGGCACCTTCCGGTCGTGCCAGGCCGTCGCCCCGGTGCTGCGGAGCAACGGCGGGGGAGCGATCGTGAACATCGCGTCGATCACGGGCCGCACCCCGGCGGCGCTGCAGGGCGCATACGCGGCGTCGAAGGCCGGCGTGATCGGGTTCTCGAAGAGCCTCGCCTTCGACCTGGGCCCGCTGAACATCACGGTGAACGCGGTGTGCCCCGGTGTGGTGCGCACGCCGATCTGGGACCGCATCCTGGAGCAGGACGCGGCGGCCACCGGGCGCGGAGAGGACGAGATCTTCGCCGAGCACGTGAAGCCGATCCCGATGGGCCGGCCGCAGACCGTCGAGGAAGTCGGCGAGCTCTGCCGCTTCCTGCTGTCCGACGGTGCGCGGAGCATCTCCGGGGAGGAGATCGGCGCGACGGGCGGCATGGCGTTCGTCGAGTTCGATTTCGCCGCGGCTGCGGGCGAACTGCCGGAGGAGCTATGA